One stretch of Thermoflexus sp. DNA includes these proteins:
- the murJ gene encoding murein biosynthesis integral membrane protein MurJ has product MNHRERFQKLIRSISGEEVETFHLARDAMIIAAGNITSRLIGLLRETVKSELFGSTGPLSAFEAAAVVPIQLYDLLVGGMVSSALVPVFREYADRLPELRRLAGAVLVWVWLLMGLAVLFVELAAEPAAWLLAGGLDPELLNLTAALLRWTILAVWWIATAGVISGLLQTFQRFTLPAFTAAVFNGAMVAVALLLGERLGVTALALGMVAGSIFQVLLQLPALYGLWPQLSWYHPALLRILQLYSPVVFGLAVNQIAILLSYNLASHTGPNSIAWMRYATTLIQFPLGLVVTAISVAILPRLSRLSVEARQGKESLEPFRTTLMAGLRMVIVLIIPAAFGLYVLADPVIDLLFQHGRFTATDTAVVAGVLRGYLPGLVFAAIDQPLVFAFYARQDTLTPAMVGLICNVGIYLAAALAPTLFRPLQVTDLAVANSVQWAAHALLMSVFLVRQVGPMRPYGLGRWVLRVLIASAVMALGIMVVWPQMFSFIPSSTHLEEAARLLLTGGFGLLIYGLTLGGLAWLSAPRGSWTRP; this is encoded by the coding sequence ATGAACCACCGGGAGCGATTTCAAAAGCTGATCCGTTCGATCTCCGGGGAAGAAGTCGAAACCTTCCACCTGGCCCGCGATGCCATGATCATCGCAGCCGGCAACATCACCAGTCGTCTGATCGGACTGCTCCGGGAGACGGTCAAGAGCGAGCTGTTCGGATCCACCGGACCATTGAGCGCCTTCGAGGCCGCGGCGGTGGTCCCGATTCAGCTCTACGATCTGCTGGTCGGTGGGATGGTGAGCTCTGCCTTGGTCCCGGTGTTCCGGGAATACGCGGATCGGCTTCCAGAGCTCCGGCGGCTGGCCGGCGCGGTCCTCGTCTGGGTTTGGCTGCTGATGGGCCTCGCGGTGCTCTTCGTGGAGCTTGCAGCAGAGCCGGCGGCCTGGTTGTTGGCGGGTGGCCTGGACCCCGAGCTGCTTAACCTTACCGCAGCGCTTCTCCGCTGGACGATCCTGGCCGTCTGGTGGATCGCGACCGCGGGGGTGATCAGCGGGCTCCTTCAGACGTTCCAGCGGTTTACCCTCCCCGCTTTCACCGCCGCAGTCTTCAATGGCGCCATGGTCGCCGTAGCGCTTCTGCTGGGAGAACGACTGGGGGTTACCGCTCTGGCTCTGGGCATGGTGGCGGGATCTATCTTCCAGGTTCTGTTACAGCTTCCCGCCCTGTATGGCCTGTGGCCTCAGCTGTCGTGGTATCACCCGGCCTTGCTGCGCATCCTTCAGCTCTATTCCCCCGTGGTCTTCGGCCTGGCTGTCAATCAGATCGCCATCCTGCTGAGTTATAATCTGGCTTCCCACACGGGCCCGAACAGCATCGCCTGGATGCGCTACGCGACCACACTGATTCAGTTCCCCCTCGGCTTAGTTGTGACGGCTATCTCCGTGGCCATCCTCCCCCGCCTCTCCCGCCTGAGCGTGGAGGCCCGCCAGGGGAAGGAAAGCCTGGAGCCCTTTCGGACCACCCTAATGGCCGGGTTGCGCATGGTGATCGTCCTGATCATCCCCGCCGCCTTCGGCTTGTATGTGCTGGCGGATCCGGTGATCGATCTCCTCTTCCAGCACGGCCGTTTCACCGCGACAGATACGGCGGTGGTCGCCGGGGTGTTGCGCGGATATCTTCCTGGCCTCGTCTTCGCTGCCATCGATCAGCCGCTGGTTTTCGCCTTCTACGCCCGCCAAGATACTCTCACCCCCGCCATGGTGGGTTTGATCTGCAACGTGGGGATCTACCTGGCGGCCGCTCTGGCCCCTACCCTCTTTCGTCCCCTTCAGGTGACCGATCTGGCGGTGGCCAATTCGGTGCAATGGGCGGCCCACGCGCTGCTGATGAGCGTGTTCTTGGTTCGCCAGGTAGGGCCCATGCGCCCCTACGGCCTGGGTCGATGGGTATTGCGCGTCCTGATCGCCTCCGCCGTCATGGCCCTGGGGATCATGGTCGTATGGCCTCAAATGTTTTCTTTTATCCCTTCCTCTACCCATCTGGAGGAAGCAGCCCGCCTGCTCCTAACTGGCGGCTTCGGTCTATTGATCTACGGTCTGACCCTGGGAGGGCTCGCCTGGCTCTCCGCCCCCCGTGGATCCTGGACCCGCCCGTAG
- a CDS encoding GNAT family N-acetyltransferase, whose translation MKAEEARLRPGRPEDQAVIRRMVHQARLNPLGLHWSRFWVVEVAGRVVGAVQIRQHRDGSRELASLVVDPAWRGRGLGSMMVRALLAQEPGPLYLICRTELEGFYQRFGFQRVSRPEMPPFFRWVDRLARWLRRSVVVMRWEPARASTDRPDEG comes from the coding sequence ATGAAAGCCGAGGAGGCGCGTCTGCGCCCCGGGCGACCGGAGGATCAGGCGGTCATCCGACGGATGGTCCACCAGGCCCGCCTGAACCCCCTGGGCCTGCACTGGTCCCGCTTCTGGGTTGTGGAGGTCGCCGGGCGCGTCGTGGGAGCCGTCCAGATCCGGCAGCATCGGGATGGCAGTCGAGAGCTGGCCTCCTTGGTGGTCGATCCCGCGTGGCGAGGCCGGGGCCTGGGGAGCATGATGGTGCGCGCGCTACTGGCCCAGGAGCCCGGACCCCTTTACCTCATATGTCGGACGGAGCTGGAAGGTTTCTACCAGCGTTTCGGCTTCCAGAGGGTTTCACGCCCAGAGATGCCCCCCTTCTTCCGCTGGGTCGATCGGCTGGCTCGATGGCTCCGGCGATCCGTGGTGGTCATGCGATGGGAACCAGCGAGGGCCAGCACGGATCGGCCAGACGAGGGGTGA
- a CDS encoding alanyl-tRNA editing protein, with product MTERLYWLDPYMHQFTATVIACTAHNGQPAVILDRTAFYPTGGGQPCDRGTLNGIPVLEVVERETDGAILHILAHPLEAREVEGRIDWERRFDHMQQHTGQHILSQAFLRITGAQTVSFHMGEELVTIDLDQIGFPPAAIEAVEELANRVALEDREVRTWFVEAEETKELSMRRPPKKGGRIRIVEIADFDRSACGGTHVRRTGEVGPIKIVKRERRGDVTRVSFLCGWRALRDYARKHRLLLESAGSLSVGEAMLPEAIRTLQAELKETRKALGTLQERYLELALPSLEQRVRPAPFGEILVHLWPQLPSSLLSRLARRLKEGHPRLVILASGGADGLLIVACGPGVPVDAREVLQRILRRLGREGGGGRPDYAQAPLPRVDLPALHRALSEAIRNWGTSD from the coding sequence ATGACCGAACGGCTCTACTGGCTGGACCCCTACATGCACCAGTTCACCGCCACGGTGATCGCATGCACGGCGCATAACGGTCAGCCGGCCGTCATCCTGGATCGGACAGCATTTTACCCGACCGGCGGAGGGCAGCCCTGTGATCGGGGGACCCTGAACGGGATCCCGGTGCTGGAGGTGGTGGAGCGGGAAACCGATGGGGCCATCCTTCACATCCTGGCTCACCCGCTGGAGGCGCGGGAGGTGGAAGGTCGCATCGACTGGGAACGCCGCTTCGATCATATGCAACAGCACACCGGCCAGCACATCCTCTCCCAGGCGTTCCTGCGGATCACCGGGGCGCAAACGGTATCCTTCCACATGGGAGAGGAGCTGGTCACCATCGATCTGGATCAGATCGGATTCCCGCCAGCGGCCATCGAAGCGGTGGAAGAGCTGGCGAACCGGGTGGCCCTGGAGGATCGCGAGGTGCGGACGTGGTTCGTGGAGGCGGAGGAGACGAAAGAACTGAGCATGCGCCGTCCTCCGAAAAAGGGGGGCCGAATTCGGATCGTCGAAATCGCCGATTTCGATCGGAGCGCATGCGGGGGGACCCATGTGCGGCGCACGGGGGAAGTGGGGCCCATCAAGATCGTGAAGCGGGAACGGCGGGGGGATGTAACCCGGGTGAGCTTCCTCTGTGGCTGGCGGGCGCTGCGAGATTACGCGAGGAAACATCGTCTCCTGCTGGAATCCGCGGGATCCCTCAGCGTGGGCGAGGCGATGCTGCCGGAGGCCATTCGAACGCTGCAGGCGGAACTGAAAGAAACCCGCAAGGCGCTGGGAACGCTTCAGGAGCGCTATCTGGAGCTCGCCCTCCCCAGCCTGGAGCAGAGGGTTCGGCCGGCCCCTTTCGGGGAGATCCTCGTGCATCTGTGGCCTCAGTTGCCTTCCAGCCTCCTCTCCCGTCTGGCCCGACGGCTGAAGGAAGGACATCCCCGCCTGGTCATCCTGGCCTCCGGGGGCGCGGATGGCCTTCTGATCGTCGCCTGCGGCCCCGGAGTTCCCGTGGACGCCCGGGAAGTCCTCCAGCGCATCCTCCGCCGGCTGGGCCGGGAAGGAGGGGGCGGCCGCCCGGATTACGCCCAGGCTCCCCTTCCCCGGGTGGACCTGCCGGCCCTCCATCGGGCGCTGAGCGAAGCCATCAGGAACTGGGGCACTTCGGACTGA
- a CDS encoding SIMPL domain-containing protein, translated as MKSLRWHWLFRLGGVIGLMLTSACRSASTPSGTGALLGPDAHAGALTVSNGAPPGLTVIGIGTVRARPDQAVVTLGVKTEGEALAVALNENNRRASAVLAALKEQGVAEADIQTASFQIQIEEPRDPQTGRRTGPPVYHVTHVYTVIFRDLDRVGQGVDAAVAAGANRVDTIAFRIGDPNRLAMEARRLAAEDAKARAQALASALGAQLGRVVSITETAIPQPVPMARTAAFAEATAVPVAAGELEITVQIQVTWELR; from the coding sequence ATGAAAAGCTTGCGCTGGCACTGGCTCTTCCGGCTGGGAGGGGTGATCGGGCTGATGCTGACCAGCGCGTGTCGCTCTGCCTCCACACCCTCCGGTACTGGAGCTCTATTAGGGCCTGATGCCCACGCGGGGGCCTTGACGGTCTCGAACGGAGCTCCCCCCGGGCTCACTGTGATCGGGATCGGAACAGTGCGGGCGCGGCCGGATCAGGCGGTGGTAACGCTGGGGGTGAAAACTGAGGGCGAGGCGCTCGCCGTCGCCCTGAATGAGAACAACCGCCGCGCCTCGGCCGTGCTGGCCGCGCTGAAAGAACAAGGAGTGGCGGAAGCGGATATCCAGACCGCTTCCTTCCAGATCCAGATCGAGGAACCCCGTGATCCTCAGACCGGCCGACGGACGGGCCCCCCAGTTTACCATGTGACCCATGTATATACGGTCATCTTTCGGGATCTGGATCGGGTGGGCCAGGGGGTGGATGCGGCTGTCGCCGCGGGGGCCAACCGGGTTGACACGATCGCCTTCCGGATCGGGGATCCGAACCGCCTGGCAATGGAGGCCCGGCGGCTGGCAGCGGAGGACGCCAAGGCCCGGGCGCAGGCTCTGGCCAGCGCCCTGGGGGCCCAGCTGGGCCGCGTCGTGAGCATCACCGAAACCGCAATCCCGCAGCCGGTCCCCATGGCCCGGACTGCCGCCTTCGCCGAGGCAACGGCGGTCCCCGTGGCTGCGGGGGAACTGGAGATCACGGTTCAGATCCAGGTGACCTGGGAGCTGCGATAA
- a CDS encoding ubiquitin-like domain-containing protein yields MNRWTFLKWIAWLGLGAFCLWGYWRSQQTVTIVLDGRILSIRTHQRTVGDVLREAGLTVRPEDRVSPPLTHPIQPPATISIRRARPVRILIEGRGVEPSRRIDIYTLHSDPRAILAEAGIALGPGDALWVDGRRGEVDPPALDGGEPPREIRVVRSAPLVVRLENGKRQVIWSTAPTVGAALREAGMLLDPADRLLPGPETPLNGGMQISLFRARPITVEADGHIQVISTTARTVRELLWELGISLHGQDRVVPGEESRLQGGETVRVIRVAESFEIEETSLPFQTVWEPDPNLELDTWVQRSPGRNGVLQRRIRVRYENGQEVAREVVDETMIRPPEPRVWVYGTKIVVRALETPDGPIEYWRRIRMLATSYSRSTAGVHPSAAYFGRTRTGLPMQRGIVAVDPRVIRLGWKVYVPGYGVGLAADTGGGIIGRRIDLGYNDEDLVLWYRWVDVYLLTPVPPPGSIPYILPDWPAPPSP; encoded by the coding sequence ATGAACCGATGGACCTTCCTCAAATGGATCGCCTGGCTTGGGCTGGGCGCTTTTTGCCTCTGGGGTTACTGGCGCTCGCAGCAGACTGTAACCATTGTCCTCGATGGTCGGATCCTCTCCATTAGAACCCATCAACGAACGGTGGGAGATGTGCTCCGGGAGGCGGGCCTGACGGTGCGTCCGGAGGATAGGGTTTCCCCGCCCCTGACCCACCCGATCCAGCCTCCGGCGACGATCTCGATCCGACGGGCCAGACCGGTTCGCATTTTGATCGAGGGACGGGGTGTGGAGCCGTCCCGTCGGATCGACATTTACACCCTCCATTCGGATCCCCGTGCGATTCTGGCGGAAGCCGGGATCGCCCTGGGGCCAGGGGATGCCCTGTGGGTTGATGGCCGGCGAGGGGAGGTGGACCCCCCGGCGCTCGACGGCGGGGAACCTCCCCGCGAGATCCGGGTCGTGCGGTCCGCTCCACTGGTGGTGCGTCTGGAAAATGGAAAGCGGCAGGTGATCTGGTCGACCGCGCCAACGGTGGGGGCGGCCCTGCGGGAGGCCGGGATGCTTCTGGATCCGGCGGACCGACTGCTGCCCGGACCGGAAACGCCGCTAAATGGTGGCATGCAGATTTCGTTGTTCCGGGCCCGTCCTATCACGGTGGAGGCGGACGGACACATCCAGGTGATCTCCACCACTGCGCGCACGGTCCGGGAGTTGTTGTGGGAGCTGGGCATCTCGTTGCATGGCCAGGATCGGGTGGTTCCAGGGGAAGAAAGCCGTCTCCAGGGCGGAGAGACCGTTCGGGTCATCCGGGTGGCGGAAAGCTTCGAGATCGAGGAAACTTCTCTTCCTTTTCAGACCGTATGGGAGCCGGATCCCAATCTGGAGCTGGATACCTGGGTTCAGAGATCCCCTGGCCGAAACGGCGTGCTTCAGCGGCGGATCCGGGTGCGTTATGAGAACGGACAGGAGGTGGCGCGGGAAGTTGTCGATGAAACCATGATCCGGCCTCCAGAGCCCCGGGTATGGGTCTATGGGACGAAGATCGTGGTGCGTGCGCTGGAGACGCCGGATGGGCCGATCGAATACTGGCGGCGGATCCGCATGCTGGCCACCTCCTACAGTCGCTCCACGGCGGGGGTTCATCCATCTGCGGCGTATTTTGGTCGCACCCGGACCGGGCTGCCCATGCAGCGGGGGATTGTGGCGGTGGATCCCCGGGTGATCCGACTGGGGTGGAAAGTGTATGTGCCAGGTTATGGGGTGGGTCTGGCCGCCGATACCGGCGGGGGGATCATCGGCCGTCGTATCGATCTGGGGTATAACGATGAGGATCTGGTGCTCTGGTATCGCTGGGTGGACGTCTACCTTCTGACTCCGGTTCCTCCTCCGGGGTCGATCCCTTACATCCTGCCGGACTGGCCGGCCCCGCCCTCGCCTTGA
- a CDS encoding GatB/YqeY domain-containing protein, with protein MGLKERLQEDLKEAMRAGDEPRKTAIRMALLAIRMAEVEAARPLSEDEILRVLQNEVKRRRETLDELEKANRPDRLAAERAELEALLTYLPQPLTREEIEAMAREVIAEIGAASPAQLGEVMKRLMPRVRGRADGREVQEIVRRLLTEASL; from the coding sequence ATGGGTTTAAAGGAGCGGCTCCAGGAGGACCTGAAGGAAGCGATGCGTGCGGGGGATGAGCCCCGAAAGACAGCCATCCGTATGGCGTTGCTGGCCATCCGCATGGCGGAGGTGGAAGCTGCCCGTCCCCTCAGCGAGGATGAGATCCTGCGGGTGCTTCAGAACGAGGTCAAACGGCGTCGCGAGACACTGGATGAGCTGGAGAAGGCCAACCGGCCGGATCGACTCGCCGCGGAGCGAGCCGAGCTCGAGGCATTGCTGACTTATCTTCCACAACCGCTGACCCGGGAGGAAATCGAGGCGATGGCGCGCGAGGTGATCGCCGAGATCGGCGCTGCTTCGCCGGCTCAGCTGGGAGAGGTGATGAAGCGCTTAATGCCCAGGGTCCGTGGTCGAGCGGATGGCCGGGAAGTGCAGGAGATCGTGCGCCGCCTCCTGACGGAAGCATCCTTATAA
- a CDS encoding pyridoxal phosphate-dependent aminotransferase — translation MSRVAERVKHFTESVIREMTRWAQHYGAINLAQGFPDFPAPEALKEAAVQAIREDYNQYAITWGSPRLRAAIAEKYRRFYGMELDPERHITVCCGATECMIATLLALLNPGDEVIIFEPFYENYGPDTWISAAKPVYVPLRPPSWTFDPDELRRAFSNRTRAIILNTPHNPTGHVFSEEELRWIAELCQRYGAYAITDEIYEHIVYDGHRHIPIATLPGMWERTVTISGMSKSYAVTGWRIGWCIAPEDLTDAIRKVHDFLTVGAPAPLQEASAVALRFPMDYYEQLRADYDRRRHLLVEALEELRFEVWWPQGAYYVMTDFRALGMEDDTAFAMRLVREVGVAVVPGSSFYAHPDRGRTQVRFAFCKREETLREAVARLRRLRA, via the coding sequence ATGTCTCGCGTGGCCGAGCGGGTGAAGCATTTCACGGAATCCGTCATCCGGGAGATGACCCGATGGGCGCAGCACTATGGGGCCATTAACCTGGCCCAGGGATTCCCCGATTTCCCCGCCCCTGAAGCGCTGAAGGAGGCGGCTGTTCAGGCGATCCGGGAGGACTATAACCAGTATGCGATCACCTGGGGAAGCCCGCGATTGCGGGCAGCCATCGCAGAGAAATATCGACGTTTTTATGGAATGGAGCTCGATCCGGAGCGTCATATCACGGTGTGTTGTGGGGCCACTGAATGCATGATCGCCACCCTGCTGGCTCTTTTAAATCCCGGGGACGAGGTCATCATCTTCGAGCCCTTTTATGAGAACTACGGTCCGGATACCTGGATCAGCGCGGCGAAGCCGGTCTATGTCCCCCTGCGCCCGCCGTCATGGACCTTCGACCCGGATGAATTGCGCCGTGCCTTTTCCAACCGGACCCGGGCGATCATCCTCAACACGCCCCACAATCCGACAGGCCATGTCTTCTCCGAGGAGGAGCTCCGCTGGATCGCGGAGCTGTGCCAGCGTTACGGCGCTTACGCCATCACGGATGAGATCTATGAGCACATTGTTTACGATGGGCACCGCCATATCCCGATCGCCACACTGCCCGGGATGTGGGAGCGAACGGTTACCATCAGCGGGATGTCGAAGTCTTACGCGGTGACCGGGTGGCGCATCGGGTGGTGTATTGCCCCTGAGGATCTCACCGACGCGATCCGCAAGGTCCATGATTTCCTCACGGTCGGCGCTCCCGCTCCGCTCCAGGAAGCCAGTGCGGTGGCCCTCCGGTTCCCGATGGATTACTATGAGCAGTTGCGGGCGGATTACGACCGGCGCCGCCATCTGCTGGTGGAGGCGCTGGAGGAGCTGAGGTTCGAGGTGTGGTGGCCCCAGGGGGCATATTATGTGATGACGGACTTCCGGGCTCTCGGGATGGAGGATGATACCGCCTTCGCGATGCGCCTGGTCCGGGAGGTGGGGGTGGCGGTGGTGCCCGGCTCCAGCTTCTACGCCCATCCGGACCGCGGGCGCACGCAGGTTCGGTTCGCCTTCTGCAAGCGGGAGGAGACCCTGCGCGAGGCGGTGGCCCGCCTCCGTCGGTTGAGGGCATAG
- a CDS encoding HAMP domain-containing sensor histidine kinase — translation MGHPHLTPDEWLSRLEHQVLSAFRELRGLYEQERAKREELERAYRRLRDLDELKTSFIARAGAELRQPLGLVIGFLEAALGHLKTQGDAESARMVQAALRGAYRLLDYVAPLAAFAELHRRPAAFVEPIPLSRLIQDLIRAHEPRMSEKGIALYVHLPPEAAQAAVDGTYGSYILRTLLDFLLAIRPEGGGMEIRGDVKEPVLLVEILDTHLSLSQELLAWLNEGAVEGLYPQQARSHIHPSALGLVIAKRAAQALGGDLFIRSEGESGTAFSVLLPARPLDIEDQISLLSHAMDHLPHPVGREEGND, via the coding sequence ATGGGCCATCCGCATCTGACACCGGACGAATGGCTCTCTCGCCTGGAGCATCAGGTGCTCTCCGCGTTTCGAGAGCTTCGAGGGCTCTACGAACAGGAGCGGGCCAAGCGAGAGGAGCTGGAGCGTGCTTATCGGCGATTAAGGGATCTGGACGAGCTCAAGACCTCCTTTATTGCTCGGGCGGGTGCGGAGCTCCGCCAGCCGCTGGGCTTGGTGATCGGCTTTCTGGAGGCGGCTCTGGGGCATCTGAAAACCCAGGGTGATGCCGAGTCTGCCCGGATGGTCCAGGCAGCTCTACGGGGAGCCTATCGCCTGCTGGATTATGTGGCTCCGCTGGCTGCTTTCGCCGAGCTTCATCGGCGGCCGGCCGCCTTCGTGGAGCCCATTCCCCTGAGTCGGCTGATCCAGGATCTCATCCGGGCCCATGAGCCGAGGATGTCTGAAAAAGGCATCGCACTATACGTTCATTTGCCCCCCGAGGCGGCTCAAGCGGCGGTGGATGGGACTTATGGCTCTTACATTCTGCGTACCCTTCTGGATTTCCTGCTGGCCATCCGCCCGGAAGGGGGAGGGATGGAGATCCGGGGGGATGTGAAGGAGCCCGTTCTGCTGGTTGAGATCCTGGACACCCATCTGAGCCTCTCTCAGGAGCTCCTGGCCTGGCTGAACGAGGGGGCTGTGGAAGGCCTTTATCCTCAACAAGCTCGCTCCCATATTCATCCCTCGGCGCTGGGCCTGGTGATCGCCAAGCGTGCGGCTCAGGCGCTGGGCGGGGATCTGTTTATTCGCAGCGAAGGGGAGTCTGGCACGGCATTCAGCGTGCTTCTTCCGGCACGTCCGCTGGATATTGAGGATCAAATCTCCTTGTTGAGCCACGCGATGGATCACCTGCCCCATCCGGTAGGGAGGGAGGAGGGCAATGATTGA
- the speD gene encoding adenosylmethionine decarboxylase, with translation MAGEILTLGRSELARLLRAILREGDPWQAAGTAGLPFPRVVEGIQQLLDAGALVFDGKRLQLTEQGQRLARELNVTAAPDIRCLACQGTGIDLGFFQEVTRRYEELARGRPEPLAAYDQGYQTIDSVMRRVALMVAQGDVEGKDVVVLGDDDLASLALALTGLPRSVVVIEIDQRLCAFIEQAARRAGLNITVYCRSLTDRLPPELLGQFDTFLTDPTETEHGLLLFLEKGFMCLKKGEGRAGYFGITRIESNISKWHIWQRELLNRHAITFTHILPDFSLYANWEEPGEQPIPDLPPFARPSPVPWYRSTFFRVETLPEFQPPEDYVIEGGRELYEDEDAIDKVWRSPDVDTAITASVMTAAPTPFPTQLTLGRHVIAEFWKCQNREPLRNLKQVLELAVRRAGATLLNMKIHRFVPDGFSALVLLAESHISLHAWPEYAYVAVDVFTCGEADPEVIIEVLKDYLQPAESAQITLERGLGPLMVLPAMRPETEAASLGSPSLPLTI, from the coding sequence ATGGCGGGGGAGATCCTGACCCTGGGGCGCTCGGAGCTGGCCCGGCTCCTGCGCGCGATCCTGCGGGAGGGGGATCCCTGGCAGGCGGCCGGCACCGCCGGGCTCCCCTTTCCACGTGTGGTCGAAGGCATCCAGCAGCTGCTGGATGCCGGAGCCCTTGTCTTCGATGGGAAGCGCCTGCAATTGACCGAACAGGGCCAGCGCCTGGCCCGAGAGTTGAACGTGACAGCGGCTCCAGACATCCGGTGCCTTGCTTGCCAGGGAACCGGGATTGATCTGGGCTTTTTCCAGGAAGTAACCCGTCGTTATGAGGAACTGGCCAGGGGGCGCCCCGAGCCTCTGGCGGCTTACGATCAGGGCTACCAGACGATCGATTCCGTGATGCGGCGAGTCGCCCTGATGGTCGCCCAGGGGGATGTGGAGGGCAAAGATGTGGTGGTGTTGGGAGATGATGACCTGGCCAGTCTCGCCCTGGCCCTGACCGGGTTACCCCGCTCGGTCGTGGTCATTGAGATCGATCAGCGCCTGTGCGCCTTCATTGAGCAGGCCGCCCGCCGCGCCGGCCTGAACATCACCGTCTACTGCCGCAGCCTGACGGACCGCCTTCCCCCGGAGCTCCTGGGACAATTCGACACCTTCCTCACCGATCCGACGGAGACGGAGCATGGCCTTCTGCTGTTCCTGGAGAAGGGGTTCATGTGCCTGAAGAAGGGGGAAGGCCGCGCGGGTTACTTCGGCATCACCCGCATCGAGTCGAACATTAGCAAGTGGCACATCTGGCAGCGGGAGCTCCTGAACCGGCACGCCATCACGTTCACTCACATCCTCCCAGACTTCAGCCTCTATGCCAACTGGGAGGAGCCCGGAGAGCAGCCTATTCCGGATCTCCCGCCCTTTGCCCGCCCTTCGCCGGTGCCCTGGTATCGCTCGACGTTCTTCCGGGTGGAAACTCTGCCCGAATTCCAGCCGCCGGAGGACTATGTGATCGAAGGGGGGCGGGAACTTTACGAGGATGAGGATGCGATCGATAAAGTGTGGCGCAGCCCGGATGTGGACACGGCGATCACGGCTTCGGTGATGACCGCTGCCCCCACCCCTTTCCCAACCCAGCTGACCCTGGGGCGGCACGTGATCGCGGAGTTCTGGAAGTGCCAGAACCGGGAGCCTTTGCGGAACCTCAAGCAGGTTCTGGAGCTCGCCGTGCGTCGGGCCGGCGCCACCCTGCTGAACATGAAGATCCACCGCTTCGTCCCGGACGGCTTCTCGGCCCTGGTGCTGCTGGCGGAGTCCCACATCTCTCTGCACGCCTGGCCGGAGTATGCTTACGTGGCGGTGGATGTGTTCACCTGCGGGGAGGCGGACCCGGAGGTGATCATCGAGGTGCTCAAGGACTACCTGCAGCCTGCCGAGTCCGCCCAGATCACGCTGGAGCGCGGCCTGGGGCCGCTGATGGTCCTCCCGGCCATGCGCCCGGAAACCGAGGCGGCTTCCCTGGGCTCCCCATCGCTTCCCCTAACGATTTGA
- the rlmB gene encoding 23S rRNA (guanosine(2251)-2'-O)-methyltransferase RlmB has product MEEIQREFLYGRHAVHEALRAGRRRIYRLLIAEGLQPRPILEEIRAMAAERGIPILQVPRARLDAITDSHQGVVAEADPYPYTDLEQAWAESARRPDPPFWLALDCLQDPQNFGTLLRTAEAVGVHAVLFPEHRSAHVTPAVVNASAGAVEHLRVVQVTNLARALERLKERGLWIVGLQQDPRAIRYDQADLSGPIALVVGNEESGIRPLIRRACDFLIYLPMRGRVASLNAATAGAVALYEIARRRGFQ; this is encoded by the coding sequence ATGGAGGAAATCCAGCGCGAGTTTCTCTACGGGCGCCACGCCGTGCATGAGGCCCTGCGGGCCGGGCGGCGGCGCATCTACCGGCTGTTGATCGCCGAAGGCCTCCAGCCCCGGCCGATCCTGGAGGAGATCCGCGCCATGGCGGCGGAGCGCGGGATCCCCATCCTGCAGGTGCCCCGCGCCCGCCTCGACGCCATCACCGACAGCCATCAGGGGGTCGTGGCCGAGGCCGATCCGTATCCCTACACGGACCTGGAGCAGGCGTGGGCCGAAAGCGCCCGCCGGCCCGATCCACCCTTCTGGCTGGCCTTGGATTGCCTCCAGGATCCCCAGAACTTCGGCACCTTGTTGCGAACCGCCGAAGCCGTAGGGGTGCATGCCGTTTTGTTCCCCGAGCACCGCAGCGCCCACGTAACCCCCGCCGTGGTGAACGCCTCCGCCGGCGCCGTGGAACACCTGCGCGTGGTCCAGGTGACCAACCTGGCGCGGGCGCTGGAGCGATTAAAAGAACGGGGATTGTGGATCGTAGGTCTCCAGCAGGATCCCCGGGCCATCCGTTATGACCAGGCCGATCTCAGCGGCCCGATCGCTCTGGTAGTAGGCAATGAAGAGTCCGGCATCCGCCCACTGATCCGGCGTGCCTGTGATTTCCTGATCTACCTCCCGATGCGCGGCCGGGTTGCCTCGCTGAATGCCGCCACCGCCGGCGCCGTCGCTCTTTACGAAATCGCCCGACGACGGGGCTTCCAGTAG